From Nicotiana tabacum cultivar K326 chromosome 22, ASM71507v2, whole genome shotgun sequence, one genomic window encodes:
- the LOC107788862 gene encoding uncharacterized protein LOC107788862 has product MAASDINRSLVSELEAMGFSEARATKALHSSGNSSLEDAVNWIIDHENDADIDEMPMVHVDIIETPSAGFDSEQVKLKAQELRERARKRREEEEKKLEMEREKERIRAGKELLSTKRMAEENERKRFEAQMKAEKEEERRARERIRQKLQQDMVERRARLGSSMNSSTSSKFIETSKQEFKNPLKVDFSASSGYSATKKEVLMECLRSLRRQHEEEDEKVQRAFKALLVYVRNVVSNPDEGKFRKIRLSNPAFQARVGIFKEGVQFLELCGFERGEGSDFLVLPRNKVDMALLRSAGMVLHSAITNPFFGLLSK; this is encoded by the exons ATGGCTGCTTCTGACATTAACAGAAGCTTGGTAAGTGAACTTGAAGCAATGGGATTTTCAGAGGCTCGAGCCACCAAGGCTCTTCATTCTTCCG GTAATTCAAGCCTTGAGGATGCAGTAAATTGGATTATTGATCATGAGAATGACGCAGACATTGATGAGATGCCCATG GTTCATGTGGACATTATTGAAACTCCTAGTGCTGGTTTTGATTCAGAACAAGTAAAGTTGAAAGCACAAGAGCTAAG GGAGCGAGCACGCAAGAGGAGagaagaggaagagaaaaagCTGGAAATGGAAAGGGAGAAG GAAAGGATACGTGCAGGCAAAGAACTGCTTTCGACAAAGCGAATGGCGGAGGAAAATGAGAGGAAACG CTTTGAAGCACAGATGAAGgccgaaaaagaagaagagagaagggCAAGGGAGAGAATTCgtcaaaaacttcagcaggaCATG GTAGAAAGGAGAGCTAGGCTTGGTTCATCTATGAATAGCTCTACGTCTTCAAAATTCATAGAAACCTCAAAGCAGGAATTTAAG AATCCATTGAAAGTTGACTTTTCCGCATCATCTGGTTACTCCGCTACAAAGAAAGAGGTTTTGATGGAATGCTTAAGATCTCTCAGGCGTCAGCACGAG GAGGAGGACGAGAAAGTGCAACGGGCCTTCAAAGCTTTGTTAGTTTATGTGAGAAACGTTGTTAGCAATCCTGATGAAGGAAAGTTCAGGAAGATCCGGCTCAGTAATCCAGCTTTCCAG GCTAGAGTTGGAATTTTCAAAGAAGGTGTGCAGTTTCTAGAGCTCTGTGGGTTTGAAAGAGGTGAAGGAAGTGATTTTTTGGTGTTGCCCAGAAACAAGGTCGATATGGCGCTACTGAGATCAGCTGGCATGGTTTTGCATTCTGCCATTACAAATCCCTTTTTTGGGCTACTCTCAAAGTAA